The Lolium rigidum isolate FL_2022 chromosome 1, APGP_CSIRO_Lrig_0.1, whole genome shotgun sequence region CTCTGGCGCCATGCGACGGCCGCGGCCGCAGGAGGAGCTTCGCGCCGGGCAGGGATGGCGGCGCGGAGGCTGGGAGGACGAGCTCTGGTCGCCCTCCAGAGATGTTCCTGCCGGCGTCCTCCCGGAGCTGCTGTCGGGGACTCCCGTGACCACCTCCTCGAGATGCCGCTCCTGTTCCCGGCCACCACAACGACGTGCTGCTCCTGTTGAGATCTCTCTTCCCCTGCTCCATGTAACCATGCAAAAAATTGTATTTTTTCAGTTGGATTGCATGTGTCGGCTGTACATGTATATGCACTGTATGTAGGCAGAGAGATGTAGTCGGTAGTTGTGCTCATTTTGTTTTGATTATTCGGTGTTTGCTATGCATATGCAGTGCTAAAAACTTATTCATTTACAGGTTCAAAGCTCATCACAGACGGAGGAGCTGAAGGGAGCGAAGCGGGGATACCGGGAGGCCGCCTCGGAGAGGAAACATGAGGAGGTGCGGTGGTGAACGTCCTCGGCCATATATGCGAGTGCAGCGGGGAGGCGCCCCGGTGGCTGCGGATCATGTCTTCGATTTTGGTGGTATAAATCTTTGTCTCGTAGGTCTGCTTCAAGTGCTATTATTTGTGATACATGCTATCTAATTCATGTGCTGGTGAGGTGTTTTTTTTAGTTCTTGTGCAAAACAAGTATCGATTCCCCTATGTGGATATGTGCTGATGGAGTAGTACACAGCCACACACATTGATTCATCTTGGTTTGTCTTGTGTAGTTGATCATGTCCTGAAGCAACTTGCTAGTATTTTGTCTGCAGTAGTttcaagtgttgttgtgttgatttaaCATGCTTAAATAGCAGATTGGCGGCCACACAGATAAATATGTTGGATCTGATTGAAATAGCCACACGGAACATTTTCACTGGATGGCCGCTGGAGTTTTTGGTCTTCCATGTTGACTGATATATTCATGTATGTTCTAGTTAAGTTGAATGCTTGCTCGATGTAGATGAATTAGTATCCATACATGTTGACTGTAGAATTGACCGTGCCATTGCATTTGTTGCTGATGGTTTCTTGCTTTGGTCTATACTATTCTGCACACTAACACATTTAtcatgttttttgttttttgcaagTACAATGAGGAGGCGAAGTAGATGATGATGACAAGGGTAAGCTAGCTGGAACCTGTAGTTGCTGCAGCCAGTTGTGGTGTACTATTTAAGTTTCCCAGGATGGGATAGCTGTGCTATTGTGCATTGGCCTAGTGTTGACACTCCTTTTTCTGTTTCCCTGGAGTATTTAGACCTCTGGTCTGAGTTTAGTTTTGTGTGTATGTCACGTATGGGGTTCGTGGCTATTGTCTCAACTGAAGAATATATTGTTTGCTGTGCAGGTTTGACTGTCGAAAAAACAGCAAAGGTCATGGCGAATTTTTGGATGAGTAGTTGATCATGTCCTGATGCAGTATGCTAGTATTTTGTCTGGAGTAGTttcaagtgttgttgtgttgatttaaCATGCTTAAATAGTAGATTGGCAGCCACACGGATAATATGTGGGATCTGATTGAAATAGTCACACAGAACATTTTCACTGGATGGATGCTAGAGCTTTTGGTCTTCCATGTTGACTGATATATTCATGTATGTTCCAGTTAAGTTGAATGCTTGCTCGATGTAGATGAATTAGTATCCATACATGTTGACTCTAGAATTGACCGTGCCATTGCATTTGTTGCTGATGGTTTCTTGCTTAATTTGGTCTATAGTATACTGCGCACTAACACATTTATcatgttttgttttttttgcaAGGACAATGCGGAGGAGAAGTAGATGATGACAACAAGGGTAAGCTAGCTGGAGCCTGTAGTTGCTGCAGCCAGTTGTGGTGTATGTAAGTTTCTCAGGATGGGATAGCCATGCTATGGTGCATTGGCCTAGTGTCGACACTCCTTTTTCTGTTTCGTGGAGTATTTAGACGTATGAGGGTTGTGGCTCTTATCTCAGTTCTCAACTGAAGCATATATTTTTCGCTGTGCAGGTTTGACTGTCGAAAAAACAGCAAAGGTCATGGCAAATTTTTGAACGAGCCTGCTTTAATTGATTTAGTAGAGTAAGGATTTAATTCGTCCTATGGTTTCTTTGTATGTAGTCATGTATCAATACCTGATGCCGAGTTAGAGTGCTAGTGTATATGCATATGCCTTGGTCACCTGTTACTAATAGTTGAAGCACTTTGTGTTGGAGTATCCATTTAATAGCTGCAAGCTGTTTATTCCTTGTCGAGAAGTAATATATGCATGCTTTTTTTGATGGTTGAGCAACAATGTTTGTTGTTGTTTGCCTCGTAAGACGGACAAAGCATGTATAGCTGCTGCTTGTAATTAAGTGCTTCACGGTTTCCGCATTGCAAATGGACAGAGCTGCGTATTTTGAAGCAGTGCCCCCATGTGTTGGAAAAAGTTTGTGGTTCCTCGTTGCTGTGTTTTACAAGTTGTCATGTGTAGGTAGATAGTAGATGATGTGGTTGCCATCTCTACATGCCCATTGCTGGGCTGGAGTCTCCACCATTGCTTGCTGATTCCGCAGGCTAGAAGAGTTGGTTAGGTAGCCGAACTAGATAGTGCAGCTGGTTAGGGAAAATGAATCCCTATACATATGGGCATGCCGTTggacaagaaaagaaaagaaaagaaaatggatggatggatggatttaGTGTTTGAGCAGCTTATACACGTGAGCAAGTGAATGGTAGTAGAGGAGAGTGCAATGGAATCATAGGAGGAAAAAGGAAGATGGAGAAATTCACGGCAGGGTGAGTTGATGGCGTGAGAATTGGATGCAGCCGGATGGCAGTTGAAAGGTTGTGTCCAGTAAATAAATTTgaagagattggcgttgaagAGATGGATGGAGAGAATCAAGAGCGAGGTTTTAGGAAGGAAACAAGGTGTTGATCGAGTAGTTAAATTTGTGCAGTAAATAGTAGTAGGCTGAATGTCCTACAGTAGGTTTCCGATGAGTCATTCATGCCAGAATTTTGAACAGAGCAGCTATTACTgttagatgatgatggtgatgattaaTTAGCTTGCACTTTGGCAGTGAGAAAAGAAATCCATGTACAGGATCATGCAGTTGggcaaggaaagaaaagaaatccaAGGATTTAGTACACGTGAGCAAGTGAGTGGTTGAGGAGAGAATGGGGTTGATTCGGCACGGTGAGGCGAATTAATGAGGTAGTAGTTGATGGATGTCCAGGCTGGCCCGCGTCCTAGCTAGCTGGTTTATTGGCCGTATAAAGCGAGGTCGCTCCCTGGCTCGACGGATTTCTTTGGAGGGCGTGTTAATTAATTCGCGACGTGAGAGCAAAGCACGCCCGCGGACTTGGAGTAATAAAGGGGGCCGGGATGGAATTAAAATCGATGCGCATCTCCTCCCGCCCACCTTCAGCCCTATGTGGAGCCAGTCAGGCCGCGTAAATCCAGCGCGCCGCGTTCCAGTACAAGCAGCAGGCTGCTCCTTGAAGATGAGGCTTTCCAAGACCGACCGGAGCGTTTTCCGTCACTTCAAACTGCTCCACCCCGGAAAGCCCAAGGACCACGCTCCGGAGGCTTTGGCTGTGTGCTCGTGGTAGTTCCAAAATGCTCCACGCACCGTAAGGGTGTGCAGAACGGGGCTGGAAGCGAGCAAGCTGTGCAGCTCCTCTTTGCTAACGTAAAGCTCAACATACCCTAAATATCTCATGATAAAAACGAACAAAATTGACAGAAGCAAAGCATATGACACCAAAGGCATGCTAAGAAACAGGCGCAACATATTCAGAAGCACATGGCTTGTTATAATATCAACACAGTGATATTGGAGAACACATGAAAAGTAACACTTGTTTACGGATACTTCTTCAATGTTACTTACGTATTCATGGTAGTTAAAATCAGCCATATCtcaggagaagtcatggctacacAGGAAATGGGGTGATCTACAGTCAGCGATTCCCCAAAAGGAGCGGACCAATCATGAAAGCATAGGGCGAAGTAACCATGCATTCAAAGCGAAAAGGGTCGTCGGATGTGAGATCAGTTGCTTTCTGCAGGATCGAAGTAAACCCCACTGTAGGCCGCACCAGCAGCACTCCAGAGATCCCTGTTCGAAACCATAGACTCTGCAAATTATCTTCAGTCTCATTCATCTTGTCAGTCGAGGAAGTATTTTCTTGTTGCAACACAACGTGCAAAGACTGCAGCTCCTTGGCATTCATGGCGACGAACTTGAGGAACTGGAATTCGTTCTGATCCCCTCGGAATTTGTGGATGACCATCTTCCTGACGTGCGATCTCAAGCATTCAACCAGACTGACCTCCTCCCAGAACCTGGCATGAAGCTCCACACTGGGTACTTCATTGGCAGCTACAGAAAAACCATGCACGGCAGACTGCAAAATGCGAGCCAATGAGTGAACATTTCAGTAACATATAGTATGGATCATGCTGCTAACGACTGATGTTGCCACTGAGAAATGATCGACTGACTGAAGGAAACTGTCAGCTACCTCGATGTGCAGCGTGTCAACGTTGGGGAAGCATCTGAGGAAGCTGGCCAGCGTCCTGACCTCCGAGAGGACATCGAAATTTACCGTCACCGCCAGTATCTTGACGCTTGGAATCACAGCGCTTGTGCTCGCCATTGTGTTACGCTGCAATGCAACCAAGACAGGCAGACGATAATTTACCCATCAAGTGTTCTATGACCATAGGAAATGCCATGATGGATGGATCAATTTATAAGGATGGAATAATGATTTTGGGAGACTGCAATGACGTGCACCAAAATGCAACAACATCATAATTCATAACTCAAATGACTGCTTCAAGATCACAGAGTAGAACATGCATGATGAATGGATCATTGTGGACGGAACATTTTCAAGTTGAGAGAGAGAGATCAGAGCTGGATAGATATGGCCGTACCTGGATGACGATGTCGCCGATCTGCAGCCTGTGAGCTCTTGTATTCAGGTGGCCGAGCACCCGCAGGTTGGCTGCATGACCACCAATCTTGACCCTTACTACAACACCATCATCGCGCGGCGGCAGAAACAAGATGAGGCGCTCCAGGAGCGGCGCGTCCACCACCGCGAAGTCCTCCACCATCCACAGCCCAACCAGCGCGCAGTGGAGGCTTGGGCTGCGGAGACGGACGTGCGCGGGTCCTGTGCTGCTGAGATGAAGGGTCTTCAGCGCGGGACAGGCAGCGACGAGGTGCTCCAGGTCCTGGTCGCTTATGACGACCATTATCAAGGTGAGGGAGCGGAGGTGGGGAAGCGAgatgttggcgccgcgggagaggtCCCAGTAGCCCAGCGAGAGCTCCTTGAGCGTACCGCAGCGGAGGATGCCCTCCGGGATGCACGGGAAGGGGTCGACCTGGTTCGGAAGGAGATCGAGCTTCTGGGTGTCCTTGGCGGCGAGGACGAGCGGCCAGCCGGGGAGCTCACGGTCGAGGGAGGCGAGCCTGCAGTCGTGGAGGACGACGGTGCGGAAGTGGCCTGGGTGCTCGGCGAGGACTCGCGGGACCACGGCGTCGCGCGCGGGCTCGGGGAGGTCGGCGTCGCGGAGGACGAGCGGGGTGGAGCTCCAGAGGTTGCGCCAGCGCCTGGCGAGGGCGGCGGTTTGGGCGGCTTCCGTGACGGGGAGGTGCTGGGTGATGATTTTGTGGAGGAGGTCGTCGCTGAGGGCGCTGAGGCGGTCCCGCCGGCGACCGGCAGCggagaggggggcggcgccgtcggccatggtggcgaggcgaggcgaggcgagggttTGGTTTGATTTTGGTGGAAATGGAGACTAACCTCGAAAGTTCTAG contains the following coding sequences:
- the LOC124660096 gene encoding putative F-box/FBD/LRR-repeat protein At1g78760, which encodes MADGAAPLSAAGRRRDRLSALSDDLLHKIITQHLPVTEAAQTAALARRWRNLWSSTPLVLRDADLPEPARDAVVPRVLAEHPGHFRTVVLHDCRLASLDRELPGWPLVLAAKDTQKLDLLPNQVDPFPCIPEGILRCGTLKELSLGYWDLSRGANISLPHLRSLTLIMVVISDQDLEHLVAACPALKTLHLSSTGPAHVRLRSPSLHCALVGLWMVEDFAVVDAPLLERLILFLPPRDDGVVVRVKIGGHAANLRVLGHLNTRAHRLQIGDIVIQRNTMASTSAVIPSVKILAVTVNFDVLSEVRTLASFLRCFPNVDTLHIESAVHGFSVAANEVPSVELHARFWEEVSLVECLRSHVRKMVIHKFRGDQNEFQFLKFVAMNAKELQSLHVVLQQENTSSTDKMNETEDNLQSLWFRTGISGVLLVRPTVGFTSILQKATDLTSDDPFRFECMVTSPYAFMIGPLLLGNR